The Anastrepha ludens isolate Willacy chromosome X, idAnaLude1.1, whole genome shotgun sequence genome includes a window with the following:
- the LOC128869979 gene encoding uncharacterized protein LOC128869979 translates to MSLDPIEMECRLDILNSHSDKLMKYQSKVEEIDEEDMARGELEDLIVETKSVIKSILARNKFLIAETSFVAPHSSRLPKMSLPKFKGEYSAFKNLMSLFESLVHNDPTIPDIEKFNHLVNCLSGEALGTAKAFQTSDENDSKALASLKKAYEINT, encoded by the coding sequence ATGTCGTTAGATCCAATTGAGATGGAGTGTCGACTTGACATTTTGAACTCTCATAGCGATAAGCTTATGAAGTATCAGTCGAAAGTTGAAGAAATCGACGAGGAAGACATGGCCCGTGGGGAGTTAGAGGACCTAATAGTAGAAACTAAGtccgttataaaatctattttggcgagaaataaatttctaattgCCGAAACATCTTTTGTTGCACCTCACAGCTCACGACTACCGAAAATGTCGCTACCTAAATTTAAAGGAGAATATtcagcatttaaaaatttgatgagTCTGTTCGAGAGTTTAGTGCACAACGATCCTACAATCCCAGACATCGAGAAATTTAATCACTTGGTTAACTGTTTGTCTGGTGAAGCTTTGGGAACGGCTAAGGCCTTCCAAACGTCGGACGAAAATGATTCGAAGGCGTTGGCTAGTCTCAAAAAAGCTTATGAAAtaaatacttaa